Proteins encoded in a region of the Halosimplex halophilum genome:
- the pheA gene encoding prephenate dehydratase, whose amino-acid sequence MEALTLGPAGTYSHRAAKAVADEVVFTDSKTAIVEAVASGEYERGVVPVENSTEGPVTESLDAFAEFDVAAVRELITPIRHALIAQGPEFDVVASHPQALAQCREYLDRNYPSATLESMTSTAAGVERAREDPGVAAIGHPQNADDELRVVAEDIQDQSSNATRFLVVAPASERSEAGSKTSFIVYPNVDYPGLLLELLEPFADRDINLTRVESRPSGERLGDYVFHIDVEAGLYEERTQAALSEIEAIADEGWVRRLGSYDSETVLD is encoded by the coding sequence ATGGAAGCACTGACGCTCGGTCCGGCGGGGACCTACTCCCACCGGGCGGCGAAGGCGGTGGCCGACGAGGTGGTCTTCACGGACTCGAAGACGGCCATCGTCGAGGCGGTCGCGAGCGGCGAGTACGAGCGGGGGGTCGTCCCCGTCGAGAACAGCACCGAGGGGCCCGTCACGGAGTCGCTCGACGCGTTCGCCGAGTTCGACGTGGCCGCGGTCCGCGAGCTCATCACGCCCATCCGCCACGCGCTCATCGCACAGGGGCCGGAGTTCGACGTGGTGGCCAGCCACCCGCAGGCGCTCGCGCAGTGTCGCGAGTACCTCGATCGGAACTACCCGAGCGCCACCCTGGAGTCGATGACCTCGACGGCCGCCGGCGTCGAGCGCGCCCGCGAGGACCCGGGCGTCGCCGCCATCGGCCACCCGCAGAACGCGGACGACGAACTCCGGGTGGTCGCCGAGGACATCCAGGACCAGTCGTCGAACGCCACCCGATTCCTCGTCGTCGCGCCCGCGAGCGAGCGCAGCGAGGCCGGCTCGAAGACCTCCTTCATCGTCTACCCGAACGTCGACTACCCCGGGCTGCTGCTCGAACTCCTGGAGCCGTTCGCCGACCGGGACATCAACCTCACGCGCGTCGAGTCCCGCCCCAGCGGCGAGCGGCTGGGCGACTACGTCTTCCACATCGACGTCGAGGCCGGCCTCTACGAGGAGCGAACCCAGGCAGCGCTTTCGGAGATCGAGGCCATCGCCGACGAGGGGTGGGTCCGCCGCCTGGGCTCCTACGACAGCGAGACGGTGCTGGACTGA
- a CDS encoding inorganic phosphate transporter, with translation MATVGFWALVVLATVVSLGTAWTLGANSNSPPFAPAIGANAISTMRAAFLIGILAALGALTQGGSISETVGAGLIDGVAITSLAATAGLLTATAFMAFGVYSGYPVPAAFATTGAMVGVGLSLEGDPAVGTYRRIATFWVLVPPVSGGLAYLTATILRRDDIPETVGVPLLAAVVGAIVANVELSVIPSGPGATQNSLAGLGGDIVGLSPVAGVEPTVAVVTVAFAAVSFQFIRRRTRESVDSGIRTFLVVLGSVVAFSSGGSQVGLATGPLENLYGAELGLPSIVLLAIGATGILGGAWMGAPRLLQATSREYASLGIRRSIAALVPGFIIAQVAIALGIPISFNNIIISGVIGGGLAGGSAGVSRRKIGVTLAFWVVTLVSSIAVGFGLYRVFAVVLGG, from the coding sequence GTGGCCACCGTCGGCTTCTGGGCGCTGGTCGTCCTGGCGACGGTCGTGAGCCTCGGCACCGCCTGGACGCTGGGCGCCAACAGCAACTCCCCGCCCTTTGCCCCGGCCATCGGCGCCAACGCCATCTCGACGATGCGCGCCGCCTTCCTCATCGGCATCCTCGCCGCCCTCGGCGCGCTCACGCAGGGGGGCAGCATCTCCGAGACTGTGGGTGCGGGCCTCATCGACGGGGTCGCCATCACCTCGCTGGCGGCGACCGCCGGTCTGTTGACCGCCACGGCGTTCATGGCCTTCGGGGTCTACAGCGGCTACCCCGTCCCCGCCGCGTTCGCGACGACGGGCGCGATGGTCGGCGTCGGGCTCTCGCTGGAGGGCGACCCCGCCGTCGGGACCTACCGCCGGATCGCCACCTTCTGGGTGCTCGTGCCTCCCGTCTCGGGCGGGCTCGCCTACCTCACCGCCACGATCCTCCGCCGGGACGACATCCCCGAGACCGTCGGCGTCCCCCTACTGGCAGCCGTCGTCGGCGCCATCGTCGCCAACGTCGAGCTGAGCGTCATCCCCTCCGGCCCCGGCGCCACGCAGAACTCCCTGGCCGGCCTGGGGGGCGATATCGTCGGGCTGTCGCCGGTCGCCGGGGTCGAGCCGACGGTCGCCGTCGTCACCGTCGCGTTCGCCGCGGTGAGCTTCCAGTTCATCCGCCGGCGGACCCGGGAGTCGGTCGACAGCGGGATCCGGACGTTCCTCGTCGTCCTCGGGAGCGTCGTCGCCTTCTCCAGCGGCGGCAGCCAGGTCGGGCTGGCCACGGGGCCGCTCGAAAACCTCTACGGCGCCGAGCTGGGCCTGCCGAGCATCGTCCTGCTCGCGATCGGTGCGACGGGCATCCTCGGGGGCGCCTGGATGGGCGCGCCGCGACTCCTCCAGGCCACGTCCCGGGAGTACGCCTCGCTGGGCATCCGGCGGTCGATCGCCGCGCTCGTCCCGGGGTTCATCATCGCCCAGGTCGCCATCGCCCTGGGCATCCCCATCTCGTTCAACAACATCATCATCTCCGGCGTCATCGGCGGCGGGCTCGCGGGCGGGTCGGCGGGGGTTTCCCGCCGGAAGATCGGCGTCACCCTCGCCTTCTGGGTCGTCACCCTCGTCTCCTCGATCGCCGTCGGGTTCGGCCTGTACCGGGTGTTCGCGGTCGTTCTTGGCGGGTGA
- a CDS encoding DUF7501 family protein, with protein MSEEYTHPAADSTEWDNPDFCPFCGERLPDGGAGFIDHTKESDTCRERFEVWRSNIADDVAGEWTG; from the coding sequence ATGTCCGAGGAGTACACCCATCCAGCAGCGGACTCGACGGAGTGGGACAACCCGGACTTCTGCCCGTTCTGCGGCGAGCGACTCCCCGACGGCGGCGCCGGCTTCATCGACCACACGAAGGAGAGCGACACCTGCCGCGAGCGGTTCGAGGTGTGGCGGTCGAACATCGCCGACGACGTTGCCGGCGAGTGGACCGGCTGA
- a CDS encoding nitrite/sulfite reductase — protein sequence MPTKVENWKSEVYGNEIREHLMEFAEEGWDAIPEDEHDAWFERFKWWGLYHQRKGQESYFMMRIGTPNGVLEPGQLRVVGEIADEYARGPVDNPEFGGAYCDWTTRQSIQLHWIKLEDIPEIFEKLEANGLSTQQACGDSWRNIVGCPVAGKDEHEHIDAWPVAQDLHETFKGDDDHTNLPRKWKVSVTGCDQGCGQGDINDLAFEPAEKDGELGFNVRVGGGLARKEPRFARDIDVWVPTEKVNEVAGGMSALFREYGDREDRFNARIKFLVDEWGPEKVRSVLQEEFVDFELPTAGEDMRDQYTYNAGTGEHGDHVGVYDQPDGKNYVGLNVLVGRMGVDDVLELADLAEEYGSGEVRLTQRQNVIVTDVPDEELDAFLDEPLLEDYSPDPSPFMRGSIACTGTEFCSLSIVETKNRQVRYARWLKDNVELPSEVEDFHIHLSGCTASCAQPQIADISLRGMKTRKDGEPVEALDIGLGGGLGEEPRFADWVELRVPVDEVPGAIKNLVANYEAERDGTETFREFVARHDEDALAEFVEPEETDYEDPYMHNTKMTWYPYTDDDEMSDSPAPTNGDGEPLAPADD from the coding sequence ATGCCGACGAAAGTCGAGAACTGGAAGAGCGAGGTCTACGGTAACGAGATACGCGAACACCTGATGGAGTTCGCGGAGGAGGGGTGGGACGCCATCCCCGAGGACGAGCACGACGCCTGGTTCGAGCGGTTCAAGTGGTGGGGGCTGTACCACCAGCGGAAGGGCCAGGAGTCGTACTTCATGATGCGCATCGGGACGCCCAACGGCGTCCTCGAACCGGGCCAGCTGCGGGTCGTCGGCGAGATCGCCGACGAGTACGCCCGCGGGCCGGTGGACAACCCCGAGTTCGGCGGCGCCTACTGCGACTGGACGACCCGCCAGTCGATCCAGCTCCACTGGATCAAACTGGAGGACATCCCCGAGATCTTCGAGAAGCTCGAGGCCAACGGGCTGAGCACCCAGCAGGCCTGCGGCGACTCCTGGCGCAACATCGTCGGCTGTCCGGTCGCCGGCAAGGACGAACACGAGCACATCGACGCCTGGCCGGTCGCCCAGGATCTGCACGAGACCTTCAAGGGCGACGACGACCACACCAACCTCCCCCGGAAGTGGAAGGTCTCGGTGACGGGCTGTGACCAGGGCTGTGGCCAGGGCGACATCAACGATCTGGCCTTCGAGCCGGCCGAGAAGGACGGCGAACTCGGATTCAACGTCCGCGTCGGCGGCGGCCTCGCCCGGAAGGAGCCCCGCTTCGCCCGCGACATCGACGTGTGGGTACCGACGGAGAAGGTCAACGAGGTCGCCGGCGGCATGTCCGCGCTGTTCCGCGAGTACGGCGACCGCGAGGACCGCTTCAACGCCCGCATCAAGTTCCTCGTCGACGAGTGGGGCCCGGAGAAGGTCCGCTCGGTCCTCCAGGAGGAGTTCGTCGACTTCGAGCTGCCGACCGCCGGCGAGGACATGCGCGACCAGTACACCTACAACGCCGGCACCGGCGAACACGGCGACCACGTCGGGGTCTACGACCAGCCCGACGGGAAGAACTACGTCGGCCTGAACGTCCTCGTCGGCCGGATGGGCGTCGACGACGTGCTGGAACTCGCCGACCTCGCCGAGGAGTACGGCTCCGGCGAGGTCCGGCTGACCCAGCGCCAGAACGTCATCGTCACGGACGTGCCCGACGAGGAGCTCGACGCCTTCCTCGACGAGCCGCTGCTGGAGGACTACTCGCCGGACCCGAGCCCGTTCATGCGCGGCTCCATCGCCTGCACGGGCACGGAGTTCTGCTCGCTGTCGATCGTCGAGACGAAGAACCGCCAGGTCCGCTACGCCCGCTGGCTGAAGGACAACGTCGAACTGCCCAGTGAGGTCGAGGACTTCCACATCCACCTCTCGGGCTGTACGGCCTCCTGCGCCCAGCCGCAGATCGCCGACATCTCCCTGCGCGGCATGAAGACGCGCAAGGACGGCGAGCCCGTGGAAGCGCTGGACATCGGCCTCGGCGGCGGCCTCGGCGAGGAACCGCGGTTCGCCGACTGGGTCGAACTGCGCGTCCCCGTCGACGAGGTGCCCGGCGCGATCAAGAATCTCGTCGCCAACTACGAGGCCGAGCGCGACGGGACCGAGACGTTCCGCGAGTTCGTCGCCCGCCACGACGAGGACGCCCTCGCCGAGTTCGTCGAGCCCGAGGAGACGGACTACGAGGACCCGTACATGCACAACACGAAGATGACGTGGTACCCCTACACCGACGACGACGAGATGAGCGACTCGCCCGCGCCGACGAACGGCGACGGCGAGCCGCTCGCGCCCGCCGACGACTGA
- a CDS encoding antitoxin VapB family protein translates to MATADEQIRVSDRVKRELDRRRREGESYNDVLERLLPENADTSFDDGFGVLSDETGDEIRERRERAKEERKNRMRRLEDA, encoded by the coding sequence ATGGCGACAGCGGACGAGCAGATCCGGGTGAGCGACCGGGTGAAACGCGAACTCGACCGGCGTCGGCGCGAAGGGGAAAGCTACAACGACGTCCTCGAGCGCCTGCTTCCGGAGAACGCGGACACCTCGTTCGACGATGGGTTCGGCGTTCTCTCGGACGAGACCGGTGACGAGATCCGAGAGCGACGTGAGCGAGCCAAGGAGGAACGGAAGAACCGGATGCGCCGACTGGAGGACGCGTGA
- a CDS encoding PIN domain-containing protein, which translates to MRVLDANYLIDYLSGVPEAKSYYEANGGSDNRWIAPAPAYAEALVGVGNHPTGDVDEAIEALAWTDVYGVDDRLAISAARIADEIGSQGPYLDDVDALVAATGEELDAPVVSCDGDLTHEATTAVVDVEDYLERHEGT; encoded by the coding sequence GTGAGGGTCCTCGACGCGAACTACCTCATCGATTATCTGAGCGGGGTCCCGGAAGCGAAGTCGTACTACGAGGCGAACGGTGGTTCCGACAACCGCTGGATCGCACCCGCACCGGCGTACGCGGAGGCTCTCGTCGGCGTCGGCAATCATCCGACGGGCGATGTCGACGAAGCTATCGAGGCACTGGCGTGGACTGACGTATACGGTGTCGACGACCGACTCGCCATCTCGGCGGCGCGAATCGCGGACGAGATCGGGTCGCAGGGCCCCTATCTCGACGACGTCGACGCGCTCGTCGCCGCGACAGGTGAGGAGTTAGACGCGCCAGTCGTCTCCTGTGACGGCGACCTCACGCACGAGGCGACGACGGCGGTCGTCGACGTGGAAGACTACCTCGAACGACACGAAGGGACGTGA
- a CDS encoding peroxiredoxin: MVLEPGDPAPEVAAPNQDGETVEPDWSGVSVVYFYPKDDTPGCTTEAEQFQAELETYRDAGVTVYGVSVDDADSHAEFAAEYGIEFDLLADPDGAVVDAFDVERTRGVASRTTFVVVGGSVQAVYTGVDPDGHARNVLADLVETGVVSLED, encoded by the coding sequence ATGGTACTCGAACCCGGCGACCCGGCGCCCGAGGTAGCGGCCCCGAACCAGGACGGCGAGACGGTCGAACCCGACTGGTCGGGCGTCTCGGTGGTGTACTTCTACCCGAAGGACGACACGCCCGGCTGCACGACCGAGGCCGAGCAGTTCCAGGCGGAGCTGGAGACCTACCGCGACGCGGGCGTGACCGTCTACGGCGTCTCCGTCGACGACGCCGACTCCCACGCGGAGTTCGCCGCCGAGTACGGGATCGAGTTCGACCTGCTGGCCGACCCCGACGGCGCGGTCGTCGACGCCTTCGACGTGGAGCGGACGCGGGGCGTCGCGAGCCGGACGACGTTCGTCGTCGTCGGCGGGTCGGTCCAGGCGGTCTACACCGGCGTCGACCCCGACGGCCACGCGCGGAACGTCCTCGCCGACCTCGTCGAGACGGGCGTCGTCTCGCTGGAGGACTGA
- a CDS encoding Hsp20/alpha crystallin family protein, with amino-acid sequence MTRSTDPFGDIEELIDVMTGGLEPSGDLAVDVADTGDEFVAVADLPGYEREDIDVQLTDSTTLSLSASRETESVKEADRYVTRERHSESVTRRVGLPEPVVESEASATYENGVLTVTLPKQTTSDDDGTDIPVN; translated from the coding sequence ATGACACGATCCACCGACCCGTTCGGCGACATCGAGGAGTTGATCGACGTGATGACCGGCGGGCTCGAACCGTCGGGCGACCTGGCGGTCGACGTGGCCGACACCGGCGACGAGTTCGTCGCCGTCGCCGACCTGCCGGGCTACGAGCGCGAGGACATCGACGTGCAGTTGACCGACTCGACGACGCTCTCGCTGTCGGCCAGCCGCGAGACCGAGTCCGTCAAGGAGGCCGACCGCTACGTCACCCGGGAGCGACACAGCGAGTCGGTCACCCGACGGGTCGGCCTCCCCGAGCCCGTCGTCGAGTCCGAGGCCAGCGCCACCTACGAGAACGGCGTGCTGACCGTCACGCTCCCGAAGCAGACGACGAGCGACGACGACGGCACCGACATCCCCGTCAACTGA
- a CDS encoding DUF6360 family protein: MVDRILKVNAYTTFDLLDGRVEGHGFEEEALTVLNVTTDSRDDPDHVELQVEMDNTDLDEVTAHADHVELSAEQARELAAELEKYAGRVEAADEE; encoded by the coding sequence ATGGTCGACCGCATCCTCAAGGTCAACGCCTACACCACCTTCGACCTCCTCGACGGCCGCGTCGAGGGCCACGGCTTCGAGGAGGAGGCGCTGACCGTCCTGAACGTCACCACCGACAGCCGCGACGACCCCGACCACGTCGAGTTGCAGGTCGAGATGGACAACACCGACCTCGACGAGGTGACCGCCCACGCCGACCACGTCGAACTGTCGGCCGAGCAGGCCCGCGAACTCGCCGCCGAACTGGAGAAGTACGCCGGCCGCGTCGAGGCCGCCGACGAGGAGTGA
- a CDS encoding universal stress protein, with amino-acid sequence MTRVLVPLAILAGESVSPGLIDLLGTVDVTVLGYHVVPEQTPPDQARLQYEDRANEALDDVTEEFAAAGGAAERRLVFTHDREQSVERIADELDADAVAVRGATGPVERLLVPLTGAVAADRVTEFVVTLVGDRDVDVTLFVATDAEDEAGETALDDAAASLREAGIDVETSRATGPPFESLVDAAAGHDAVVMGERAPSLRSFLFGDEAERVAAETVGPVLVVRRGEEAAAPERDPDADAA; translated from the coding sequence ATGACCCGCGTCCTCGTGCCGCTGGCGATACTGGCGGGGGAGAGCGTCTCGCCGGGGCTGATCGACCTGCTCGGGACCGTCGACGTGACGGTGCTGGGCTATCACGTCGTCCCGGAGCAGACGCCGCCCGACCAGGCCCGCCTCCAGTACGAGGACCGGGCCAACGAGGCGCTCGACGACGTGACCGAGGAGTTCGCGGCCGCGGGCGGCGCCGCCGAGCGCCGCCTCGTGTTCACCCACGACCGCGAGCAGTCGGTCGAGCGCATCGCCGACGAACTCGACGCCGACGCCGTCGCGGTCAGGGGCGCGACCGGCCCGGTCGAGCGCCTGCTGGTCCCGCTGACCGGCGCGGTGGCCGCCGACCGCGTCACCGAGTTCGTCGTCACGCTCGTCGGCGACCGCGACGTCGACGTGACGCTGTTCGTCGCCACCGACGCCGAGGACGAGGCGGGCGAGACGGCGCTGGACGACGCCGCGGCGTCGCTGCGCGAGGCCGGCATCGACGTCGAGACGAGCCGCGCGACCGGGCCGCCGTTCGAGTCGCTCGTCGACGCGGCCGCCGGCCACGACGCCGTCGTCATGGGCGAGCGGGCGCCGTCGCTCAGGTCCTTCCTCTTCGGCGACGAGGCCGAGCGCGTCGCCGCGGAGACGGTCGGCCCGGTGCTGGTCGTCCGGCGCGGCGAGGAGGCGGCCGCGCCCGAGCGCGACCCGGACGCCGACGCCGCCTGA
- a CDS encoding universal stress protein codes for MAPSHVLVALDGSPLAGDALAHALETFDCRVTVLNVVTPLDASMSEGGVLEPGEDRREEARERAERLVDRARDRAAEADRSVETVVETGDPAETILATADERGVDQIVVGGHGGDRSGIGRRLLGTVATTVVGEAPVTVTVVR; via the coding sequence ATGGCACCCTCGCACGTGCTCGTCGCGCTGGACGGGTCGCCGCTGGCCGGCGACGCGCTCGCCCACGCGCTGGAGACGTTCGACTGCCGGGTCACCGTCCTGAACGTCGTCACGCCGCTCGACGCCTCGATGAGCGAGGGCGGTGTCCTCGAACCCGGCGAGGACCGTCGCGAGGAGGCCCGCGAGCGCGCCGAGCGGCTGGTCGACCGCGCCCGCGACCGGGCCGCCGAGGCCGACCGGAGCGTCGAGACCGTCGTCGAGACCGGCGACCCGGCCGAGACCATCCTGGCGACCGCCGACGAGCGCGGCGTCGACCAGATCGTCGTGGGCGGCCACGGCGGCGACCGCTCCGGCATCGGCCGCCGGCTCCTCGGCACCGTCGCGACCACCGTCGTCGGCGAGGCGCCCGTGACCGTGACCGTCGTCCGGTGA
- a CDS encoding protein sorting system archaetidylserine decarboxylase, with translation MSVANGSLRYAVLAVVAAAVVFPFSRVASGVCVVAAVGVVYFHRDPARVVPPQGVVAPADGKVTVVREEEDGLRLGIYMSGWDVHINRAPMDGTVENVEHIPGANKLAFTKDAEENERLRFEFEDYTLEQIAGTFARRTYSYVDPGQDVARGQRIGHISFGSRFDMVFPPEYDPDDLTVDVGHRLYGGETVIAPQRPQVTDDTDAADATDPAGDTADDAAGEPRDAAPSA, from the coding sequence ATGAGTGTCGCGAACGGCAGCCTCAGGTACGCCGTCCTCGCGGTCGTCGCCGCGGCCGTCGTCTTCCCGTTCTCCCGGGTCGCGAGCGGCGTCTGCGTCGTCGCCGCGGTCGGCGTGGTCTACTTCCACCGCGACCCCGCGCGGGTCGTCCCGCCGCAGGGGGTCGTCGCGCCCGCCGACGGCAAGGTGACCGTCGTTCGGGAGGAGGAAGACGGGCTCCGGCTGGGCATCTACATGAGCGGCTGGGACGTACACATCAACCGCGCGCCGATGGACGGGACCGTCGAGAACGTCGAGCACATTCCGGGCGCGAACAAGCTCGCGTTCACGAAGGACGCCGAGGAGAACGAGCGGCTGCGCTTCGAGTTCGAGGACTACACCCTCGAACAGATCGCCGGCACGTTCGCCCGCCGGACCTACTCCTACGTCGACCCCGGCCAGGATGTGGCTCGCGGCCAGCGCATCGGGCACATCTCCTTCGGCAGTCGCTTCGACATGGTGTTCCCGCCCGAGTACGACCCCGACGACCTCACCGTCGACGTGGGCCACCGGCTCTACGGCGGCGAGACCGTCATCGCCCCGCAGCGCCCGCAGGTGACCGACGATACCGACGCCGCGGACGCTACCGACCCCGCGGGCGACACCGCCGACGACGCGGCCGGCGAACCGCGGGACGCCGCGCCCTCCGCCTGA
- a CDS encoding DUF7405 family protein, with protein MVPDLDRDLPRRAFLRAAVAVGGAGALAACQERTDGDAVPAGDPEAKPARQHAWRDHVPRDDSGNSLLPEHQVLLYVDFDGDGPPGEDARATLETALSTLDRAYEWSADGLLHTVAYSPAYFDRFERGLPSSVELPEPRALSAFEDPTFDTQDAVVHLASDRADVVLAADEALTGDRGAVNGESVDARLTDVATVDSRRTGFVGAGLPADRQDAAGIPDSNPVPEASPLFMGFKAGFVGNQATEDRVTIEEGPFAGGTTKVIANLRQRLDDWYGEQDYDERVAELFSPAHAEAGLVEGVGANLGDDSGIDRFLDDIEGRAREAGRVGHAQKAARANRDDDGNVRLLRRHFESTDDIGSDQAVASLHFPSLQRRVSEFERVREAMNGADIAAATPAVRQRVNNGILEYIFVRRRGNFLVPPRRHRALPTPRPDD; from the coding sequence ATGGTCCCCGACCTCGACCGCGACCTCCCGCGGAGGGCGTTCCTCCGGGCGGCCGTCGCCGTCGGCGGCGCCGGCGCGCTGGCGGCCTGCCAGGAGCGGACCGACGGCGACGCCGTCCCCGCGGGCGACCCCGAGGCCAAGCCCGCCCGCCAGCACGCCTGGCGCGACCACGTCCCCCGCGACGACAGCGGCAACTCCCTGCTGCCCGAACACCAGGTGCTCCTGTACGTCGACTTCGACGGCGACGGTCCCCCGGGCGAGGACGCCCGCGCGACGCTCGAAACCGCGCTGTCGACGCTCGACCGCGCCTACGAGTGGAGCGCCGACGGCCTGCTCCACACCGTCGCCTACTCCCCCGCCTACTTCGACCGCTTCGAGAGGGGCCTCCCGTCGTCGGTCGAGCTCCCCGAACCGCGGGCGCTCTCGGCGTTCGAGGACCCGACCTTCGACACCCAGGACGCCGTCGTCCACCTCGCGAGCGACCGCGCGGACGTGGTGCTGGCGGCCGACGAGGCGCTGACCGGCGACCGCGGGGCGGTCAACGGCGAGTCCGTCGACGCGCGGCTGACCGACGTGGCGACCGTCGACTCCCGGCGCACCGGCTTCGTCGGCGCCGGCCTCCCCGCCGACCGCCAAGACGCCGCGGGCATCCCCGACTCGAACCCCGTCCCCGAGGCGTCGCCGCTGTTCATGGGCTTCAAAGCGGGCTTCGTCGGCAACCAGGCGACCGAGGACCGCGTCACCATCGAGGAGGGCCCCTTCGCCGGCGGGACGACGAAGGTGATCGCGAACCTCCGCCAGCGGCTCGACGACTGGTACGGCGAGCAGGACTACGACGAGCGCGTCGCCGAGCTGTTCAGCCCCGCCCACGCCGAGGCGGGGCTGGTCGAGGGCGTCGGCGCGAACCTCGGCGACGACAGCGGGATCGACCGCTTCCTCGACGATATCGAGGGGCGGGCGCGCGAGGCCGGCCGCGTCGGCCACGCCCAGAAGGCCGCGCGGGCCAACCGCGACGACGACGGGAACGTCCGGCTGCTGCGCCGCCACTTCGAGTCGACCGACGACATCGGCTCCGACCAGGCGGTCGCGAGCCTCCACTTCCCGTCGCTGCAGCGCCGCGTCTCCGAGTTCGAGCGCGTCCGGGAGGCCATGAACGGCGCCGATATCGCGGCCGCCACGCCGGCTGTCCGACAGCGCGTCAACAACGGCATCCTGGAGTACATCTTCGTCCGTCGCCGGGGGAACTTCCTCGTCCCCCCGCGACGCCACCGGGCGCTGCCGACCCCCCGGCCCGACGACTGA
- a CDS encoding DUF7119 family protein, producing the protein MSHEGPGDPPTDRESPVGAPVIRGDPSVTGQRPEEAVEFDPDDPESLETAAETVRQFASDAAGEADTVFMLRGAAACAALVRGEGSYKAAAERAGGEATVAFIRKWSRVHDLPRSIRKHVAMGEIAPTAAKHIARVAGAARLQLAWAVLDHDMTVRQVRSVASDVNDGTPVDEALAAEGITLGELTMELPPEVYRELRRRAALEDVEPDEIVATALERRFERG; encoded by the coding sequence ATGAGCCACGAGGGGCCAGGGGATCCGCCGACGGACCGGGAGTCGCCGGTCGGCGCGCCGGTCATCCGCGGCGACCCGAGCGTCACCGGCCAGCGGCCCGAGGAGGCCGTCGAGTTCGACCCCGACGACCCGGAGAGCCTCGAGACCGCCGCCGAGACCGTCCGCCAGTTCGCCAGCGACGCCGCCGGCGAGGCCGACACCGTCTTCATGCTCCGGGGCGCGGCCGCCTGCGCCGCGCTGGTCCGCGGCGAGGGCTCGTACAAGGCCGCCGCCGAGCGCGCCGGCGGCGAGGCCACCGTCGCGTTCATCCGCAAGTGGTCCCGCGTCCACGACCTGCCCCGCTCGATCCGCAAGCACGTCGCGATGGGCGAGATCGCCCCCACCGCCGCCAAGCACATCGCCCGCGTCGCCGGCGCCGCCCGCCTCCAGCTGGCATGGGCCGTCCTCGACCACGACATGACGGTCCGCCAGGTCCGCTCGGTCGCCAGCGACGTCAACGACGGCACCCCCGTCGACGAGGCGCTGGCCGCCGAAGGGATCACCCTCGGCGAACTCACGATGGAGCTCCCGCCGGAGGTCTACCGCGAACTCCGCAGGCGCGCCGCGCTGGAGGACGTCGAACCCGACGAGATCGTCGCCACCGCGCTCGAACGCCGCTTCGAACGGGGCTGA